From the genome of Candidatus Electrothrix communis, one region includes:
- a CDS encoding AAA family ATPase, translated as MKTPYGESNFKKIITQDFLYIDKTKYIRILEQSGSYNILLRPRRFGKTLFLSTLRFYYDILCKDAFDALFGHLVIGRNPTPLRNSYQILAFDFSGIETGSREQIEQGFNRRVETALKKFLRSYGYSPEIIQIIEEQNSPAGKIDHFFTAVGEANIYLLIDEYDHFANAVLGDSLELFTEIVGKGGFVRAFYEIIKVATSQGIVDRLLITGVTSITLDSMTSGFNIGKNLSFTKEFNQAMGFTAQETEEMIQPFIDACGLDQQEMMRTLGGWYNGYRFSSRADGKVFNPDMVLYFLDSFDRDECRWPEKMLDDNIASDYGKIMRLFGIGDRERNFETLEELIVNGEIIGRHKGKLDLDMHKPFERNDFISLLLYMGFITISGTVLDELRYRIPNYVIEQLYYRYFKTEIELRSQITLDNSRLKEAVRQLALHNNIKPLLEETRKVLALFSNRDFMRMDEKHIKAVILTLLYQSEVYFIRSEAEVNNRYPDILLLERKPVEVRYQFLFELKYSKKKDGAKGLEEKRIEGIEQIRGYQALADIKRLPKLQSYLLLTDGTEIEAVAV; from the coding sequence ATGAAAACACCGTACGGAGAAAGTAATTTTAAAAAGATAATCACCCAGGATTTTCTTTATATTGATAAAACAAAGTATATCAGGATACTGGAGCAGAGCGGCAGCTATAATATCCTGCTCCGCCCCCGCCGTTTTGGCAAAACGCTTTTCCTCTCCACCCTCCGCTTTTATTACGACATCCTTTGCAAGGATGCATTCGATGCTCTTTTTGGTCATCTTGTAATAGGCCGTAACCCTACTCCGCTGAGAAACAGCTATCAGATCCTCGCCTTTGATTTCAGCGGCATTGAAACCGGCAGCCGGGAACAGATTGAACAAGGGTTCAATCGTAGAGTGGAAACAGCGTTGAAAAAATTTCTCAGGAGTTACGGTTACAGTCCAGAGATAATCCAGATCATAGAAGAGCAAAACAGTCCCGCCGGAAAAATAGATCATTTCTTCACCGCTGTAGGAGAGGCGAATATCTATCTGCTCATCGACGAATACGACCATTTCGCCAATGCCGTGCTCGGCGACAGCCTGGAGCTGTTCACGGAGATTGTGGGCAAGGGCGGGTTTGTCCGCGCTTTTTATGAAATCATCAAAGTTGCAACAAGTCAGGGCATTGTCGATCGCCTCCTGATCACCGGCGTGACCTCCATCACCCTGGACAGTATGACCAGCGGCTTCAATATCGGTAAGAATCTTTCTTTTACCAAAGAATTTAATCAGGCTATGGGCTTTACTGCGCAGGAAACGGAGGAGATGATTCAACCCTTTATTGATGCCTGCGGGCTGGATCAACAGGAGATGATGCGGACTCTCGGCGGTTGGTATAACGGTTACCGCTTCAGCAGTCGGGCTGACGGCAAGGTATTCAATCCGGACATGGTCCTCTATTTCCTGGACAGCTTTGATCGGGATGAATGCCGCTGGCCGGAAAAGATGCTGGACGACAATATCGCCTCGGATTACGGCAAGATCATGCGCCTTTTCGGGATAGGCGATCGGGAGCGCAATTTTGAGACCCTTGAAGAGTTGATTGTTAACGGCGAGATCATCGGGAGGCACAAAGGTAAGCTTGATCTGGACATGCATAAACCCTTTGAACGCAACGATTTTATCAGCCTACTCCTCTATATGGGCTTTATCACCATCAGCGGCACGGTGTTGGATGAGCTGCGTTACCGGATACCTAATTATGTTATTGAGCAGCTTTATTATCGCTATTTCAAAACAGAAATTGAACTGCGCTCACAAATTACTCTGGATAACAGCCGCCTCAAGGAAGCGGTCAGGCAACTTGCCCTGCATAATAATATCAAGCCGTTGCTTGAGGAGACCCGCAAGGTCCTGGCCCTTTTTTCCAACCGCGATTTCATGCGCATGGATGAAAAACATATCAAGGCCGTAATCCTCACTCTGCTCTATCAGTCTGAGGTTTATTTTATCCGCAGCGAGGCTGAAGTCAACAACCGTTACCCGGATATTCTCCTGCTGGAGCGTAAACCTGTCGAGGTGCGGTATCAGTTTCTCTTTGAGCTGAAGTACAGCAAGAAAAAGGACGGGGCTAAGGGGCTGGAAGAAAAGCGGATTGAGGGGATTGAGCAGATCAGGGGGTATCAGGCATTGGCGGACATCAAACGCCTGCCCAAGCTGCAATCCTACCTGCTGCTCACCGACGGGACAGAGATTGAGGCGGTTGCGGTGTAA
- the cas6 gene encoding CRISPR system precrRNA processing endoribonuclease RAMP protein Cas6: MNNHHEQRAGDPSREFSHSLRLLTVSKYLFRLRAETPLRLPPYKGSALHGAFGHALKRISPFYYQQICEPGNDGAKPKPFVLLPPLEIEEQYPVGHLFTCELTLFGKAELFFPICHAALEFLGREMGLGHDRGKFSVVGVERACPFGADRSPTDVQALTCQDIAETCPIPVIDDRLAIHLPTRLRLKADGRLLSHVPEFDLFLARLLGRINTLSSLYGGGRMVEPELRDQLITLAQERIRLDPDRTDACWRDLPRFSGRQQQWMKFGGLLGSVTWQGTAEDFRPFLPYLAIGEWIHVGGKSSFGLGKYVAARQGAG, encoded by the coding sequence ATGAATAATCATCATGAACAGAGGGCGGGAGATCCGAGCCGGGAGTTTTCACATAGCCTCCGCTTGCTGACGGTTTCCAAATATCTGTTTCGTCTCCGGGCAGAAACACCCCTCCGCCTGCCGCCCTATAAGGGCAGCGCCTTGCATGGTGCCTTCGGCCATGCCCTAAAGCGCATTTCTCCTTTTTATTACCAGCAGATTTGTGAACCCGGCAATGACGGGGCCAAGCCCAAACCCTTTGTCCTCTTGCCGCCCTTGGAGATTGAGGAACAGTATCCGGTCGGGCATCTCTTTACCTGCGAGCTGACCTTGTTTGGCAAAGCAGAACTGTTTTTCCCGATTTGTCATGCCGCCCTGGAGTTTCTCGGCAGAGAGATGGGGCTTGGGCATGATCGGGGGAAATTCTCTGTTGTGGGGGTGGAACGGGCCTGTCCCTTTGGCGCTGATCGTTCTCCGACCGATGTACAAGCGCTCACCTGTCAGGATATTGCCGAGACCTGCCCGATTCCAGTCATTGATGACCGTCTCGCCATTCATCTCCCCACCCGCCTGCGCCTCAAGGCTGATGGGCGTCTGCTTTCCCATGTCCCGGAATTTGACCTTTTTCTGGCCAGATTACTCGGGCGGATCAATACCCTGTCCAGCCTGTACGGGGGCGGCAGGATGGTGGAGCCCGAGCTTCGCGACCAGTTGATTACCTTGGCCCAGGAGCGTATCCGGCTTGATCCCGACAGAACCGATGCCTGCTGGCGCGATCTGCCCCGCTTTTCCGGGCGACAGCAGCAGTGGATGAAATTCGGCGGGCTGCTTGGTTCCGTGACTTGGCAGGGGACAGCAGAGGATTTTCGGCCCTTTCTCCCCTATCTGGCAATTGGTGAGTGGATCCATGTGGGTGGCAAGAGCAGTTTTGGGTTGGGGAAATATGTGGCTGCGCGGCAGGGCGCGGGATGA
- the ispE gene encoding 4-(cytidine 5'-diphospho)-2-C-methyl-D-erythritol kinase: MQTTRITLQAPAKINLSLKILGKREDGYHELETLMQKISLYDELELRLTAEPGVRIHCSNTELPADESNIAVRAAQLFLDETDNSGQGVHIALKKNIPIAAGLGGGSSDAAAVLNGLDQLLQTACSPEQRAEMGVRIGADVPLFIYNFPAALATGIGERLIPAPSLIDYRILLVNPGIMVSTKWAYEAFSSATGKIALTANQKKFTLPCSKNSSQNFPLEGTQKFSIPDDLENDLEQVTAKKHPVIQDLKDRLLSSGAAGAMMSGSGSTIFGLFHRKAEDKAEQCRNLLQREYDQVYLVSPLTEKTK; the protein is encoded by the coding sequence ATGCAGACAACTCGAATCACCCTCCAGGCTCCGGCTAAAATCAACCTCTCCCTGAAGATCCTCGGCAAAAGGGAGGACGGGTACCACGAGCTGGAAACCCTGATGCAGAAAATCTCCCTGTACGATGAACTTGAGCTCCGCCTCACCGCCGAGCCGGGCGTGCGCATCCATTGCTCGAATACGGAACTCCCAGCAGATGAGAGCAATATCGCGGTTCGGGCAGCACAGCTTTTCCTGGATGAGACCGATAACAGCGGCCAGGGAGTACACATCGCTCTCAAAAAAAACATTCCCATTGCTGCTGGTCTGGGCGGCGGTTCCAGCGATGCAGCAGCGGTTCTGAACGGCTTGGATCAGCTGCTCCAAACAGCCTGCTCACCGGAACAACGGGCTGAGATGGGCGTGCGAATCGGGGCGGATGTCCCTTTGTTTATTTATAATTTCCCGGCAGCTCTTGCCACTGGCATAGGAGAGCGCCTCATACCGGCCCCCTCCTTGATCGACTACCGAATACTGCTGGTTAATCCCGGCATCATGGTCTCGACAAAATGGGCCTATGAAGCTTTTTCCTCAGCAACGGGAAAAATTGCATTGACAGCGAATCAAAAAAAGTTTACTCTTCCTTGCTCTAAAAATAGCAGTCAGAATTTTCCTTTAGAAGGGACGCAGAAGTTTTCGATCCCGGACGATTTGGAAAATGATCTCGAGCAGGTTACAGCGAAAAAACACCCTGTTATCCAAGACCTCAAGGATCGCCTATTGAGCAGTGGAGCAGCAGGGGCAATGATGTCCGGTTCTGGATCAACGATTTTCGGTCTCTTTCACCGAAAAGCCGAAGACAAGGCGGAACAATGCCGCAACCTGTTACAGCGAGAATATGATCAGGTCTATCTTGTCTCACCTCTTACAGAGAAGACGAAGTAA
- a CDS encoding ribose-phosphate pyrophosphokinase produces the protein MPNIMKVFTGNANPEIAREICNYLDMPLSKAEVKQFSDGEISVEIGENVRGTDVFVIQPTCTPVNDHLMELVIMVDALRRASARRITAVIPYYGYARQDRKVRPRVPISAKAVAEMLMAVGTRRVLCMDLHAGQIQGFFNIPVDHLYSAPILLKHIRRNFEDVVMVSPDAGGVERTRAFAKRLNADLAIIDKRRERANECEAMNVIGDVSGKTAVLLDDMVDTAGTLCGAAAKLKENGAKEVHACCAHAVLSGPAIERINNSQIKSLVVTNSIPLADKGERCDKIKVLSVGELLGEAISRIHSEDSVSYLFV, from the coding sequence ATGCCAAATATAATGAAGGTGTTCACCGGTAATGCCAACCCTGAGATTGCCCGGGAAATCTGCAATTATCTCGATATGCCGCTGTCAAAAGCGGAAGTCAAGCAGTTCAGTGACGGTGAAATTTCCGTCGAGATCGGGGAAAATGTACGGGGAACGGATGTTTTTGTCATCCAGCCTACTTGCACACCGGTCAATGATCACCTGATGGAATTGGTGATCATGGTCGATGCCCTGCGCAGGGCATCAGCCAGACGTATTACAGCAGTTATACCCTATTACGGTTATGCACGTCAGGATCGTAAGGTTCGACCGCGTGTACCGATTTCAGCCAAGGCGGTGGCCGAAATGCTAATGGCTGTGGGAACGAGAAGGGTGCTCTGCATGGATCTTCATGCAGGCCAAATCCAGGGATTTTTCAATATCCCGGTGGATCATCTCTACTCCGCTCCTATTTTGTTGAAACACATCAGGCGGAATTTCGAGGATGTGGTTATGGTATCGCCCGATGCTGGCGGCGTAGAACGCACCAGGGCCTTTGCCAAGCGTCTTAACGCGGATTTGGCCATTATCGATAAACGTCGTGAGCGTGCTAATGAATGTGAGGCCATGAATGTTATCGGTGATGTCAGCGGCAAAACAGCTGTTCTGCTGGATGATATGGTCGACACAGCTGGCACCTTATGCGGTGCCGCAGCCAAATTAAAAGAAAACGGCGCCAAGGAAGTGCATGCCTGCTGTGCTCATGCGGTTCTTTCCGGCCCGGCCATTGAGCGCATCAATAATTCGCAGATAAAATCATTAGTGGTGACCAACTCCATACCGCTTGCAGACAAAGGTGAGCGTTGCGATAAAATCAAAGTGCTGTCTGTTGGCGAGCTGCTTGGCGAGGCCATCAGTCGCATCCATTCGGAAGACTCGGTCAGTTATCTCTTTGTGTAG